The Proteus vulgaris genome has a segment encoding these proteins:
- the hybG gene encoding hydrogenase 2 accessory protein HypG, with product MCLGVPAKIVEVGEDVHQLAYAEVSGVKRAVNISMVCEGEPSELLGKWVLIHVGFAMSILDEQEAQDTLDALQHVYGVTLEEADDAVR from the coding sequence ATGTGCTTAGGTGTCCCTGCTAAGATTGTTGAGGTGGGCGAAGATGTCCACCAACTCGCTTATGCCGAAGTCAGTGGCGTCAAACGTGCGGTTAATATTTCAATGGTATGTGAAGGCGAACCTAGTGAATTATTAGGCAAATGGGTACTTATTCATGTGGGATTTGCCATGAGTATTCTTGATGAGCAAGAAGCACAAGATACTCTTGATGCATTACAGCATGTCTATGGTGTGACCCTCGAAGAGGCTGATGATGCAGTACGTTGA